From Pseudokineococcus lusitanus, a single genomic window includes:
- the secD gene encoding protein translocase subunit SecD has translation MAASTRTSSIRTLVALGAILAVMFGAVAAGTRFSDASWTPGLALDLAGGTEVILTPVAQPGQEGTVAPEAIDDAVEIIRQRVDGSGISEATVGRLGEQNILVELPGDPTEQQATLELIRQSAQMTFRPVLTVGAPGPVDPTTGAPLGEDGQPVETPATEAPTDAPATEAPATEAPATEAPATEAPATEAPATETPAPEPTPESTSGSRVPAALAAATPAVPTAEPAPATTGAPTEGSTDAPTDLPTDLPTAPADPSTGTGSDLAQITPEVAEQFAALDCTDPANRAGGVQTADDAVLVTCDQTGEAKYVLGPVELAGSDITGSTSAQETNSQGFTTGGWVVTLDFTNAGGQTFADITSRISQLPPPQNQFGVVLDGLVISAPSVAQPITGGTAQISDGGSGTFTRTTTEALANQLRFGSLPVSFEVQTESQISATLGVEQLERGILAGLIGLGLVVLYSLSQYRALGLVTVGSLVVAALLSYGAILLLSWTSGYRLSLPGVAGLIISIGVTADSFIVYFERVRDEVREGRSVVAAVQTGWARARRTIIIADVIQLLAAVILYVLAVGGVRGFAFTLGLTTIIDLLVVMLFTHPVMSLLARTRFFGEGHKLSGFDAEHLGATVAAYAGRGRLRGPSSGREIAPGTDDRPAPSSEGSDVVTGGPDDPSASGAPKRLTIAERRAAEARAAREAEATRTSDGGIAVDERADDRTDDPGGTPDGTTGPTGPTTTPER, from the coding sequence GTGGCAGCCAGCACCCGCACCAGCTCGATCCGCACCCTCGTCGCCCTGGGCGCGATCCTCGCCGTGATGTTCGGCGCCGTCGCCGCCGGCACGCGCTTCTCCGACGCGTCGTGGACGCCCGGCCTCGCGCTCGACCTCGCCGGCGGCACCGAGGTCATCCTCACGCCGGTGGCGCAGCCGGGGCAGGAGGGCACCGTCGCCCCCGAGGCCATCGACGACGCGGTGGAGATCATCCGCCAGCGCGTCGACGGCAGCGGCATCTCCGAGGCCACCGTCGGGCGTCTCGGCGAGCAGAACATCCTCGTCGAGCTCCCCGGCGACCCGACGGAGCAGCAGGCGACCCTCGAGCTCATCCGCCAGTCGGCGCAGATGACCTTCCGGCCTGTCCTCACCGTCGGTGCGCCCGGGCCGGTCGACCCGACCACGGGCGCCCCCCTCGGCGAGGACGGCCAGCCGGTCGAGACCCCCGCCACGGAGGCGCCCACCGACGCCCCGGCGACGGAGGCCCCGGCGACCGAGGCCCCCGCGACCGAGGCCCCCGCGACCGAGGCCCCCGCGACCGAGGCCCCCGCGACCGAGACGCCCGCCCCCGAGCCCACCCCGGAGTCGACCTCCGGCAGCCGGGTCCCCGCCGCCCTCGCGGCCGCGACGCCGGCCGTCCCGACGGCCGAGCCCGCGCCCGCGACGACGGGCGCCCCGACCGAGGGCTCGACCGACGCGCCCACCGACCTGCCGACGGACCTGCCGACGGCGCCCGCCGACCCCTCCACGGGGACGGGCAGCGACCTCGCCCAGATCACCCCGGAGGTCGCGGAGCAGTTCGCGGCCCTCGACTGCACCGACCCGGCCAACCGGGCCGGCGGCGTCCAGACCGCCGACGACGCCGTCCTCGTCACCTGCGACCAGACGGGCGAGGCCAAGTACGTCCTCGGCCCGGTGGAGCTGGCCGGCTCGGACATCACCGGCTCGACGTCGGCGCAGGAGACCAACTCCCAGGGCTTCACGACGGGCGGCTGGGTCGTCACCCTCGACTTCACGAACGCCGGCGGGCAGACCTTCGCCGACATCACGAGCCGCATCAGCCAGCTCCCGCCGCCGCAGAACCAGTTCGGCGTCGTCCTCGACGGCCTCGTCATCTCGGCGCCCAGCGTCGCCCAGCCCATCACGGGAGGCACCGCGCAGATCAGCGACGGCGGCTCCGGCACCTTCACCCGGACGACGACGGAGGCCCTGGCCAACCAGCTGCGGTTCGGGTCCCTGCCCGTGTCGTTCGAGGTGCAGACCGAGAGCCAGATCTCCGCGACCCTCGGCGTCGAGCAGCTCGAGCGGGGCATCCTCGCCGGCCTCATCGGCCTCGGGCTCGTCGTCCTCTACTCGCTGTCGCAGTACCGGGCGCTCGGCCTCGTCACGGTCGGCAGCCTCGTCGTCGCGGCGCTGCTGTCCTACGGGGCGATCCTCCTGCTCAGCTGGACCTCGGGCTACCGCCTGAGCCTGCCCGGCGTCGCGGGCCTCATCATCTCGATCGGCGTCACGGCGGACTCGTTCATCGTCTACTTCGAACGCGTCCGGGACGAGGTGCGCGAGGGCCGGTCCGTCGTCGCCGCGGTGCAGACCGGCTGGGCCCGGGCCCGGCGGACGATCATCATCGCCGACGTCATCCAGCTGCTGGCCGCCGTCATCCTCTACGTCCTCGCCGTCGGCGGCGTCCGCGGCTTCGCCTTCACCCTGGGGCTCACGACGATCATCGACCTCCTGGTCGTCATGCTCTTCACGCACCCGGTGATGAGCCTGCTGGCGCGCACCCGTTTCTTCGGCGAGGGCCACAAGCTGTCGGGCTTCGACGCCGAGCACCTCGGGGCGACCGTCGCCGCCTACGCCGGCCGCGGCCGGCTGCGGGGGCCGTCGTCCGGCCGGGAGATCGCGCCGGGGACGGACGACCGGCCCGCGCCGAGCAGCGAGGGGTCCGACGTCGTCACCGGCGGCCCGGACGACCCGTCCGCCTCGGGCGCGCCGAAGCGTCTCACCATCGCCGAGCGCCGTGCCGCGGAGGCCCGGGCGGCCCGCGAGGCGGAGGCCACGCGGACGAGCGACGGCGGGATCGCCGTCGACGAGCGCGCCGACGACCGGACCGACGACCCCGGTGGCACCCCTGACGGCACGACCGGCCCGACCGGCCCCACGACGACCCCGGAGCGCTGA
- the ruvA gene encoding Holliday junction branch migration protein RuvA, whose protein sequence is MIASVRGRVAAVRLDAAVLVTGGVGLLVHATPAVLAGLREGQDAELATSMVVREDSLTLYGFADDDERSVFEMLQTVTGVGPRLALAMLAVHDPDGLRAAVAGEDLVALCRVPGIGRKGAQRLVLELGDRLGPPRGDAPVAPATVPLPAAEAGGGPVVEALVGLGWSARAAADAVAAVQPADGEVETRDVAGVLRDALRHLGRGR, encoded by the coding sequence GTGATCGCCTCCGTGCGCGGCCGTGTCGCCGCCGTCCGCCTCGACGCCGCCGTGCTCGTCACGGGCGGCGTCGGCCTGCTCGTCCACGCGACGCCGGCCGTCCTCGCGGGGCTCCGCGAGGGGCAGGACGCCGAGCTGGCGACCTCCATGGTGGTTCGCGAGGACTCCCTCACGCTCTACGGCTTCGCCGACGACGACGAGCGGTCCGTCTTCGAGATGCTCCAGACGGTCACCGGCGTGGGCCCGCGGCTGGCCCTGGCCATGCTCGCGGTCCACGACCCCGACGGCCTGCGCGCCGCGGTCGCGGGGGAGGACCTCGTCGCGCTGTGCCGGGTGCCCGGCATCGGGCGCAAGGGGGCGCAGCGGCTCGTCCTCGAGCTCGGCGACCGGCTCGGCCCGCCGCGGGGCGACGCCCCCGTCGCGCCGGCCACCGTGCCGCTGCCCGCCGCCGAGGCCGGCGGCGGGCCCGTCGTCGAGGCGCTCGTGGGGCTCGGCTGGTCGGCGCGCGCGGCCGCCGACGCCGTCGCCGCCGTGCAGCCGGCCGACGGCGAGGTCGAGACGCGCGACGTCGCGGGCGTCCTGCGCGACGCGCTGCGGCACCTCGGGCGGGGCCGGTGA
- the yajC gene encoding preprotein translocase subunit YajC, producing MDSLILLLLLVPLLLIAFRGSKQRKAVAQMQAEIAPGREVMTASGQFGVVTQVTDDRVEIEVAPGVSTWWLRQAIARTVEPVADPEDAEVADEHVVTDERPDGTPRSS from the coding sequence GTGGACTCGCTGATCCTGCTCCTGCTCCTCGTGCCGCTGCTGCTCATCGCCTTCCGGGGCAGCAAGCAGCGCAAGGCCGTCGCCCAGATGCAGGCGGAGATCGCCCCGGGCCGCGAGGTCATGACCGCGTCGGGCCAGTTCGGCGTCGTCACGCAGGTCACCGACGACCGCGTCGAGATCGAGGTGGCCCCCGGCGTCAGCACCTGGTGGCTGCGCCAGGCCATCGCCCGCACGGTCGAGCCCGTGGCCGACCCCGAGGACGCCGAGGTGGCCGATGAGCACGTCGTCACCGACGAGCGCCCCGACGGGACGCCCCGCTCCTCCTGA
- a CDS encoding calcineurin-like phosphoesterase C-terminal domain-containing protein: MVHDLVRRTARGGWWRVGAASTLGAALLGSVLVPQDGPQDAADVAAAPTTVAQRAVARETSPAVQRAAGSTTAYVGGVEVVRDVGTAAADVLRGTVFDDVDRDSRQARDEEGVAGVTVSNGLDVVVTDADGRYELPVRDGMTAFVTKPAGWDVPVDADGLPQFHYHHLPAGSPPLRYGGLEPTGPVPTAVNFPIARSEAEPAADEAFRCAVLGDVQTYSGAEVGHARDGAVRDLVERDDVGACGVLMLGDVAGDDLGLYPRIKQTMGVLDVPVRSVPGNHDIDFDATDPDHAFDTYKREMGPEYWSTDIGRVHVVGLNNVRYPCTPEEDDADGTRPHCADPENRPTYNGVIGEEQLAWLEADLAQVPEDHLVVVATHIPLVSVADATSTQHQTDDVLDLYALLEGRPAMALSGHTHSLEVLEPGDSFAGWRRAVGVRELPFPHYVAGAVSGDWYSGDLDADGLPMALQRDGVVPGYLALDLEGTEHQHTFLGVGRDEADQMSVSVSSPTWRRWFRTLDDWRRSAEAGGRTPPPVNANDLGDRRLVDRDDLQGDSWVVTNLWAGCHELARHGAGRRPRAGRGRADAAGAGREGPRRRRLGRPVGRDAAAAGGAPRLREHLGRRGRPGVPALPRHAVRARAGAAGPQRRRPDVPPVAGAPAGRPAGGPAPRHGAGDRPLRARAHRDGRARGGRGAPGAGLPHRGLRGRRRGLTRA, from the coding sequence ATGGTCCACGACCTCGTCCGCCGTACCGCCCGGGGAGGGTGGTGGCGCGTGGGCGCCGCGTCCACCCTGGGGGCGGCGCTGCTGGGCTCCGTCCTCGTCCCGCAGGACGGGCCGCAGGACGCCGCGGACGTCGCCGCGGCGCCGACCACGGTCGCGCAGCGGGCCGTCGCGCGGGAGACGTCCCCGGCCGTGCAGCGGGCGGCCGGGTCCACCACCGCCTACGTCGGCGGCGTCGAGGTGGTCCGCGACGTGGGCACCGCTGCCGCGGACGTGCTGCGCGGCACGGTCTTCGACGACGTCGACCGCGACTCGCGGCAGGCGCGCGACGAGGAGGGCGTCGCCGGCGTCACCGTCTCCAACGGGCTCGACGTCGTCGTCACCGACGCCGACGGTCGCTACGAGCTGCCCGTGCGGGACGGCATGACGGCCTTCGTCACCAAGCCGGCCGGCTGGGACGTGCCCGTCGACGCCGACGGCCTGCCGCAGTTCCACTACCACCACCTGCCGGCCGGCTCGCCCCCGCTGCGCTACGGCGGGCTCGAGCCGACCGGCCCGGTCCCCACCGCGGTCAACTTCCCCATCGCGCGGAGCGAGGCCGAGCCGGCCGCGGACGAGGCCTTCCGCTGCGCCGTCCTCGGCGACGTCCAGACCTACTCCGGGGCCGAGGTGGGCCACGCCCGCGACGGCGCGGTGCGGGACCTCGTCGAGCGCGACGACGTCGGCGCCTGCGGCGTCCTCATGCTGGGCGACGTCGCGGGCGACGACCTCGGCCTGTACCCGCGCATCAAGCAGACCATGGGCGTCCTCGACGTCCCGGTCCGCTCGGTCCCCGGCAACCACGACATCGACTTCGACGCGACGGACCCGGACCACGCCTTCGACACCTACAAGCGCGAGATGGGCCCGGAGTACTGGTCCACCGACATCGGGCGGGTGCACGTCGTCGGGCTCAACAACGTGCGCTACCCCTGCACGCCCGAGGAGGACGACGCGGACGGCACGCGTCCGCACTGCGCCGACCCCGAGAACCGGCCGACGTACAACGGCGTCATCGGCGAGGAGCAGCTGGCCTGGCTGGAGGCCGACCTCGCGCAGGTGCCCGAGGACCACCTCGTCGTCGTGGCGACGCACATCCCGCTCGTCTCGGTCGCCGACGCGACGTCGACGCAGCACCAGACGGACGACGTCCTCGACCTATACGCGCTGCTCGAGGGGCGTCCGGCGATGGCCCTGTCCGGCCACACCCACAGCCTCGAGGTGCTCGAGCCGGGCGACTCCTTCGCCGGCTGGCGACGGGCCGTCGGCGTCCGGGAGCTCCCCTTCCCCCACTACGTGGCCGGCGCCGTCAGCGGTGACTGGTACTCCGGCGACCTCGACGCCGACGGCCTGCCGATGGCGCTGCAGCGCGACGGCGTCGTCCCGGGCTACCTCGCGCTCGACCTCGAGGGCACCGAGCACCAGCACACCTTCCTCGGGGTGGGCCGCGACGAGGCCGACCAGATGTCCGTCTCGGTGAGCAGCCCGACGTGGCGACGCTGGTTCCGCACCCTCGACGACTGGCGGCGCAGCGCCGAGGCGGGCGGCCGCACGCCCCCGCCCGTCAACGCGAACGACCTCGGGGACCGACGGCTCGTCGACCGGGACGACCTGCAGGGCGACAGCTGGGTCGTGACCAACCTCTGGGCCGGGTGCCACGAGCTCGCGCGTCACGGTGCAGGTCGGCGACCGCGAGCCGGTCGAGGCCGAGCGGACGCAGCAGGCGCGGGGCGAGAAGGTCCGCGCCGGCGCCGCCTGGGCCGACCCGTGGGCCGCGACGCGGCAGCTGCAGGTGGCGCGCCACGGCTTCGAGAGCACCTCGGGCGACGAGGACGCCCAGGGGTACCAGCTCTACCGCGGCACGCAGTTCGGGCCCGGGCCGGCGCAGCCGGGCCGCAACGTCGCCGACCGGACGTCCCACCTGTGGCGGGCGCCCCTGCCGGCCGACCTGCCGGTGGGCCCGCTCCCCGTCACGGTGCGGGCGACCGACCGCTTCGGGCGCGAGCACACCGCGACGGTCGTGCTCGAGGTGGCCGAGGAGCGCCCGGAGCAGGCCTTCCGCACCGAGGTCTTCGAGGCCGACGCCGCGGGCTGACGCGGGCGTGA
- the secF gene encoding protein translocase subunit SecF, with protein sequence MRSFAALGNDLYTGKTSFDFVRRWRRLLALGVILVVASVLVVAIKGLNPGIEFRGGSEYRISGTATTEEQPARDAVAEVVPDAEPPVVTTIGGSSVRVQTERLDDDQTNDVGDALAEAYGVDRSDVTSSFVGPTWGADITRQALIGLAIFLGIVTLVITVYFRDVAMAGAAMVALVHDLALTVGIYALVGFEVTPASVIGFLTILGFSLYDTVVVFDKVREQTSGVLEGRTRTYLEQVNLAVNQTVVRSINTSVVAVLPIAAILFIGALLLGAGTLRDVSLALFVGTIVGAYSSLFVAPAFLAFLKGRDGTVTAHDALVAEHRAAEAEGREPVEPVAASSGGSTRVPRPGADDRG encoded by the coding sequence GTGCGTAGCTTCGCCGCCCTCGGCAACGACCTCTACACGGGGAAGACGTCCTTCGACTTCGTCCGGCGCTGGCGCCGGCTGCTCGCCCTCGGCGTGATCCTCGTCGTGGCCAGCGTCCTCGTCGTCGCGATCAAGGGCCTCAACCCCGGCATCGAGTTCCGCGGCGGCTCCGAGTACCGGATCTCCGGCACCGCGACGACGGAGGAGCAGCCGGCGCGCGACGCCGTCGCCGAGGTCGTCCCCGACGCCGAGCCCCCGGTCGTGACGACCATCGGCGGGAGCAGCGTCCGCGTGCAGACCGAGCGGCTCGACGACGACCAGACCAACGACGTCGGCGACGCCCTCGCGGAGGCCTACGGCGTCGACCGCTCCGACGTCACGTCGTCCTTCGTCGGCCCGACGTGGGGCGCGGACATCACGCGGCAGGCCCTCATCGGCCTCGCGATCTTCCTCGGCATCGTCACGCTCGTCATCACCGTCTACTTCCGCGACGTCGCCATGGCCGGGGCCGCGATGGTGGCGCTCGTGCACGACCTCGCGCTGACGGTGGGCATCTACGCCCTCGTCGGCTTCGAGGTCACGCCGGCGTCGGTCATCGGCTTCCTCACCATCCTCGGCTTCTCCCTCTACGACACCGTCGTCGTCTTCGACAAGGTGAGGGAGCAGACGTCGGGGGTGCTCGAGGGGCGCACGCGGACCTACCTCGAGCAGGTCAACCTCGCCGTCAACCAGACGGTCGTCCGGTCGATCAACACGTCCGTCGTCGCCGTGCTCCCCATCGCGGCGATCCTCTTCATCGGTGCCCTCCTGCTCGGGGCGGGCACGCTCCGCGACGTCTCGCTGGCGCTCTTCGTCGGCACGATCGTCGGCGCCTACTCGTCGCTCTTCGTGGCGCCCGCCTTCCTGGCGTTCCTCAAGGGCCGCGACGGCACGGTGACGGCGCACGACGCCCTCGTGGCCGAGCACCGGGCGGCCGAGGCGGAGGGCCGTGAGCCCGTCGAGCCCGTCGCCGCGAGCAGCGGTGGCTCCACCCGGGTCCCGCGCCCGGGCGCGGACGACCGTGGCTGA
- the ruvB gene encoding Holliday junction branch migration DNA helicase RuvB, which yields MRPTSLEDFVGQRVVREQLSLVLEAALRRGRAPDHVLLSGPPGLGKTTLAMIVAAELGRPLRITSGPAIQHAGDLAAVLSSLEEGEVLFVDEVHRMARPAEEMLYVAMEDFRVDVVVGKGAGATAIPLPLPPFTLVGATTRAGLLPAPLRDRFGFTGHLDFYAPDELERVLRRSAALLGVELTADGGAEVAGRSRGTPRIANRLLRRVRDWSQVRGTGVVDLAAARAALAVYEVDELGLDRLDRAVLLALCRRFGGGPVGLSTLAVAVGEEPDTVETLAEPFLVREGLLGRTPRGRVATPAAWEHLGLVPPPTAVAGQAVLPGLPGAAADDGAGEEPPGRDGRAAGRPGTPGLSR from the coding sequence CTGCGGCCCACCTCGCTCGAGGACTTCGTCGGCCAGCGCGTCGTCCGGGAGCAGCTGTCGCTCGTCCTCGAGGCGGCGCTGCGCCGCGGCCGCGCGCCGGACCACGTCCTGCTGTCCGGGCCGCCCGGTCTCGGGAAGACGACGCTGGCGATGATCGTCGCCGCGGAGCTCGGCCGGCCCCTGCGGATCACGAGCGGGCCCGCCATCCAGCACGCCGGCGACCTGGCGGCCGTCCTGTCCTCCCTCGAGGAGGGCGAGGTCCTCTTCGTCGACGAGGTGCACCGGATGGCGCGCCCGGCCGAGGAGATGCTCTACGTCGCCATGGAGGACTTCCGGGTCGACGTCGTCGTCGGCAAGGGGGCGGGCGCCACGGCCATCCCCCTGCCGCTGCCGCCCTTCACCCTCGTCGGCGCCACGACGCGGGCCGGGCTGCTGCCCGCACCGCTGCGGGACCGCTTCGGCTTCACCGGCCACCTGGACTTCTACGCGCCGGACGAGCTGGAGCGGGTGCTGCGGCGCTCCGCCGCGCTGCTCGGCGTCGAGCTGACGGCGGACGGCGGCGCCGAGGTCGCCGGGCGCTCCCGCGGCACCCCGCGCATCGCCAACCGGCTGCTGCGCCGCGTGCGCGACTGGTCGCAGGTGCGGGGCACCGGCGTCGTGGACCTCGCGGCGGCCCGCGCGGCCCTGGCCGTCTACGAGGTCGACGAGCTCGGCCTCGACCGCCTCGACCGCGCGGTGCTGCTCGCGCTGTGCCGCCGCTTCGGCGGCGGCCCGGTCGGGCTGTCGACCCTCGCCGTGGCGGTGGGGGAGGAGCCCGACACCGTCGAGACCCTCGCCGAGCCCTTCCTCGTCCGGGAGGGACTGCTCGGCCGCACCCCCCGCGGGCGCGTCGCCACGCCCGCGGCCTGGGAGCACCTCGGCCTCGTCCCGCCGCCGACGGCTGTGGCCGGGCAGGCCGTGCTGCCGGGGCTGCCCGGCGCGGCGGCCGACGACGGGGCCGGGGAGGAGCCGCCCGGGCGCGACGGGCGGGCCGCCGGACGTCCCGGGACGCCCGGCCTGTCCCGTTAG
- a CDS encoding RelA/SpoT family protein, with protein MRARLARLGSRPSTTSPVLEPLLRSLRSNHPKADTAMVERAYVVAERCHRGQRRKSGDAYITHPVAVTTILADLGMTAPTLAAALLHDTVEDTAYSLAQLRSEFGDEVAMLVDGVTKLDKVQYGDAAQAETVRKMVVAMARDIRVLVIKLADRLHNARTWKYVSAASAEKKARETLEIYAPLAHRLGMNTIKWELEDLSFATLYPGVYEEIVRLVAAQAPAREEYLAVVRDQVAADLRQAKVRATVTGRPKHYYSVYQKMIVRGREFADIYDLVGVRVLVDTVRDCYAVLGALHARWTPVPGRFKDYIAMPKFNMYQSLHTTVIGPNGRPVEIQIRTHLMHRRAELGVAAHWKYKDAGRSGGDPADTGAKGSLPGGSSNGTDMAWLRQLLDWQKETADPGEFLESLRFEINAAEVYVFTPKGDAIALPAGSTPVDFAYAVHTDVGHRTMGARVNGRLVPLESELDNGDVVEVFTSRVEGAGPSRDWMTFVRSPRARSKIKQWFSKERREEAIEQGKDAIAKAMRKQHLPIQRLMSHDSLVAVARDLHHPDVSALYAAVGDGHVSAASVVQKLVAALGGEGGAEEDLAEAVVPLTRTAPRRRSGDPGVVVKGVDDVWVKVARCCTPVPRDPVIGFVTRGHGVSVHRRDCGNVAGLMNEPERVVEVEWSVGTDSVFLVQIQVEALDRARLLSDITRVLSDNHVNILSASVTTSRDRVALSKFTFEMGDPSHLDHVLGAVRRVDGVFDVYRAGGRAEQPTGSAEG; from the coding sequence CTGCGAGCACGCCTGGCCCGCCTCGGCTCGCGCCCGTCGACGACCTCGCCGGTGCTCGAGCCGCTGCTGCGCAGCCTCCGTTCCAACCACCCCAAGGCCGACACCGCGATGGTGGAGCGGGCCTACGTCGTGGCCGAGCGCTGCCACCGCGGGCAGCGTCGCAAGAGCGGCGACGCGTACATCACCCACCCCGTCGCCGTGACGACGATCCTCGCCGACCTGGGGATGACCGCCCCCACGCTGGCCGCGGCGCTGCTCCACGACACCGTCGAGGACACCGCCTACTCGCTCGCCCAGCTGCGCTCGGAGTTCGGCGACGAGGTGGCGATGCTCGTCGACGGCGTCACCAAGCTCGACAAGGTCCAGTACGGCGACGCGGCCCAGGCCGAGACGGTGCGCAAGATGGTCGTCGCGATGGCGCGCGACATCCGCGTCCTCGTCATCAAGCTGGCCGACCGGCTCCACAACGCCCGGACGTGGAAGTACGTCTCCGCCGCCTCCGCCGAGAAGAAGGCCCGCGAGACGCTCGAGATCTACGCGCCGCTGGCCCACCGCCTCGGCATGAACACCATCAAGTGGGAGCTCGAGGACCTCTCCTTCGCCACCCTCTACCCCGGGGTGTACGAGGAGATCGTGCGGCTCGTCGCCGCCCAGGCGCCCGCGCGCGAGGAGTACCTCGCCGTCGTCCGCGACCAGGTGGCCGCCGACCTCCGGCAGGCCAAGGTGCGCGCCACCGTCACGGGCCGGCCGAAGCACTACTACTCCGTGTACCAGAAGATGATCGTGCGGGGCCGCGAGTTCGCCGACATCTACGACCTCGTCGGCGTCCGGGTGCTCGTCGACACGGTCCGCGACTGCTACGCCGTCCTGGGCGCGCTGCACGCGCGCTGGACGCCCGTCCCCGGGCGTTTCAAGGACTACATCGCCATGCCGAAGTTCAACATGTACCAGTCGCTCCACACGACGGTCATCGGCCCCAACGGCCGGCCCGTCGAGATCCAGATCCGGACGCACCTCATGCACCGTCGAGCGGAGCTCGGCGTCGCGGCGCACTGGAAGTACAAGGACGCCGGGCGCAGCGGGGGCGACCCGGCCGACACCGGCGCCAAGGGCTCGCTGCCCGGCGGCAGCAGCAACGGCACCGACATGGCGTGGCTGCGGCAGCTCCTCGACTGGCAGAAGGAGACGGCCGACCCGGGGGAGTTCCTCGAGTCGCTGCGCTTCGAGATCAACGCCGCCGAGGTCTACGTCTTCACGCCCAAGGGCGACGCCATCGCGCTGCCCGCCGGCTCGACGCCCGTCGACTTCGCCTACGCCGTCCACACCGACGTCGGGCACCGCACCATGGGAGCGCGGGTCAACGGGCGCCTCGTCCCGCTGGAGTCCGAGCTCGACAACGGCGACGTCGTCGAGGTCTTCACCTCGCGCGTCGAGGGCGCCGGGCCCAGCCGCGACTGGATGACCTTCGTCCGCAGCCCGCGGGCGCGCAGCAAGATCAAGCAGTGGTTCTCCAAGGAGCGCCGCGAGGAGGCCATCGAGCAGGGCAAGGACGCCATCGCCAAGGCGATGCGCAAGCAGCACCTGCCCATCCAGCGCCTCATGTCGCACGACTCCCTCGTCGCGGTCGCCCGTGACCTCCACCACCCCGACGTCTCGGCGCTCTACGCGGCCGTCGGGGACGGGCACGTCTCGGCCGCCTCGGTGGTGCAGAAGCTCGTCGCCGCCCTCGGCGGCGAGGGCGGCGCCGAGGAGGACCTCGCCGAGGCGGTCGTGCCGCTGACCCGGACGGCCCCGCGCCGGCGCTCCGGCGACCCGGGCGTCGTCGTCAAGGGCGTCGACGACGTGTGGGTGAAGGTGGCCCGCTGCTGCACCCCGGTCCCGCGCGACCCGGTCATCGGCTTCGTCACCCGCGGGCACGGCGTCTCCGTGCACCGGCGCGACTGCGGCAACGTCGCCGGGCTCATGAACGAGCCGGAGCGCGTCGTCGAGGTGGAGTGGTCGGTCGGCACCGACAGCGTCTTCCTCGTCCAGATCCAGGTGGAGGCCCTCGACCGCGCCCGGCTCCTCTCGGACATCACGCGGGTCCTGTCGGACAACCACGTCAACATCCTCTCGGCGTCGGTGACGACGTCGCGCGACCGCGTGGCCCTGTCGAAGTTCACCTTCGAGATGGGCGACCCCAGCCACCTCGACCACGTGCTGGGCGCGGTGCGCCGGGTCGACGGGGTCTTCGACGTCTACCGGGCGGGCGGCCGCGCCGAGCAGCCCACGGGCTCCGCCGAGGGCTGA
- a CDS encoding adenine phosphoribosyltransferase, with amino-acid sequence MADAAPAPAGLLEDRLLPLLRAVPDHPVPGVTFRDITPLLGDAGALRAAVEGMAAALPAGTEYVAGVEARGFVLGAAVAVAAGAGFVPVRKAGRLPREVLAEEYALEYGTATVELHADALPAGARVVVCDDVLATGGTADAACRLVERAGGEVASVAFLLELAALPGRARLEEHGRDVRSLLRL; translated from the coding sequence GTGGCTGACGCCGCCCCGGCCCCGGCGGGGCTCCTGGAGGACCGGCTCCTGCCGCTGCTCCGGGCGGTCCCCGACCACCCCGTCCCCGGTGTCACCTTCCGGGACATCACCCCGCTGCTCGGCGACGCCGGCGCCCTGCGCGCGGCGGTCGAGGGCATGGCCGCCGCCCTGCCCGCGGGCACCGAGTACGTCGCCGGTGTCGAGGCGCGCGGCTTCGTCCTCGGGGCGGCGGTCGCCGTGGCCGCCGGTGCGGGCTTCGTGCCGGTCCGCAAGGCGGGCCGCCTGCCGCGCGAGGTCCTCGCCGAGGAGTACGCGCTGGAGTACGGCACCGCGACGGTGGAGCTGCACGCCGACGCGCTCCCCGCCGGCGCCCGGGTCGTCGTCTGCGACGACGTGCTCGCCACGGGCGGCACCGCGGACGCGGCCTGCCGGCTCGTCGAGCGCGCCGGGGGAGAGGTCGCCTCCGTGGCCTTCCTCCTCGAGCTGGCGGCCCTCCCCGGACGGGCCCGCCTCGAGGAGCACGGCCGGGACGTCCGGAGCCTGCTCCGGCTCTGA